Within Topomyia yanbarensis strain Yona2022 chromosome 2, ASM3024719v1, whole genome shotgun sequence, the genomic segment TTAATAAACAGCCAAACAGAAGCAAGAAGAAGAACGGTGAAATGAAGGCGTCCCTGAAAATTATCATTATCCCGATTATGTTTTAGAAAActctttttttattaacgactaagagtgagtcaattttcctttttatgtttttaacgacattcaattagcaagagaTTGGAAAGTGAAGtgttaagagccatagtactcgagggagagcaaggagttgaaggaagaaagtttagaaaagcgtagaaaagggtcatatgagcaagcttagagtttactggcgacttaaccctatgtctgctaccgcaggagtcaggatcttttggcattagaaatgcgaatcacctaagTGTGCATCATGTCGGAACTGACAGTATGAAGTaaaaagttactttacgcttgtccgcaCATGCCgcacatgccgcagactcactATAGTgtttaattgggtcattaaatgagaaaaaaatattacgtACATcaataaagctgattttcgtgattgcaacaatgtttttttccaactcaggaaacgtgaaaataatattaaaatataagataaagaaatatgttgacagtctggatttgacactatcagaagcatttgacatatcgaattaaatgatgccctgtcagaaaaattaatacatgttttcctggttttcccgcagggttatttttactTTGGGAGGAAATTCAAGAAAAACCAATAATCGCCGATTATAAATCACAGCAGTAaacgaaaaagaaaacttttctctttcaccAAACGTTAGCATCCAGTCTCgacgagttacggtttgtctggaattttctctcaaagtgaattttgacagtatgcttattggccgtttacaaaaaacacgcgtgatattttttttttcattttgggtgttgtcttgataggccagattagagtctgtggtattatagagtcccgtacagaggaatgcgcaacactgcctaAAATGATGTCCTCCTCATTATTCCTGGCACCCacagtttttgctgtaactttgagtgacttcaaccgagttacacagtggagtgaattgaaaacctGCTGTTTTGTGGTTTATTGCACTTTATTTATAATActattccatgtaatttattttacattgttacaaaGAAGTGTAATAAACTAAACACAGTGTCTTGTTTAggcgattgaaatatttcgccatgatattaTTTTTCTCGACACTAATACTTTTCTTGCATGTTTTCCGAAAAaagaatgtttgtttactttgcacgataggtagccatgtgactgttcgataggtagatttggcttcactctgtgcgaacctttataacataaacaacgcctttgggccagatgtaaacaaccgcagttttcctatgtatggttgccaagtatACAtaggatttattttaaaaaacaaaaaaaatcgttttttacgtaatgcaacgaatttttttttaaataatgttatattatgtatattggacctaaaatttatcgaatggaacggaaaactatatatagcttaatgacccaattattggctcgaatcaaaactcgtcaaaATGTCAATTAacaataggttcatccggagttttcatttgtgtttgttttattttgattctaccacccaatgcactatggtcccaaagctgtatttaggaagacaaaactgtttgcgcctaaaccgttagTTTTAGATATGTAGTATCTTCGGcgaactttcttagaactttcttgccgatttttttatattagttgaattagggtggtccttgtggttagggtgatcaacgtatcaacttcttagatatataaaattcagctacataatgttctacaaagttataaatgaatcaaattgaagcaacttttctgaagaaactatgtggctatctctaatggttcttgtgctatgattttttcaatatttaaggtagggtggctctgtaaaaattggttttctattaatatctttttatgtgttaatttctcgccaatactttgttctagaggtttttagaacttttgtaaatacatatttttgccgaagcaatgaagtttctatctcttttgtttgcatagttacaggcgattttcaaaacaaaaatggtttttttcaaagctatatatcttccaacattgcaaatggattttcaatattttagtttcatttgaaagatcgaaacttttctagtttttggtaaaaaaactgcgggagcgttatttctgtaaaaaaaattattaatttttgaaaatggtgtatttttcaacaaaaatcgttcataacttttcaaatagatgagataataactttgttacttcagcaaaaatattcgccatgaaaagttctaaaagtgctgcaaacaaagtatttacgataaatcaatgtctgaagtgacaaatgagaaatagtgattttaagggatCACGTTTTCATcactcaatctcttatggtaaaatcaactgagaaatagtcattgtGTGTAATGCCGAATGtcatggcaattctattggatttgtaaacgtttCTGAAAGAACAGTCTACGGTACATCTAAATGGTACAGTGGATTTACAGTTTACAGTATTTACAGTGTTATctgcaaactatcgttaattctaaatcggccaacaaaaattatctatgctcacttaagtaaatcctttttggtttggactagtgctcaaaacgagtgctaaaaagaaaatgcatttgttcacgtcttgttatcttaaaacaaaatcttgaaacgagtttgttgttcatagcagcggaaattattgtatgctttgtcaacatttatgcaatgtttgaaactataaattaattatcgactataataacggctgtgggtaagttaaggaaagattaacaattttttattacttcaaaataaataagtaagtaagtaagaggtctgaaaatcgctaaccgcggtaaaataactcataaagcataattccctagcatctatataatgcatgatgacggtTGCTTTATTGGCCACGTAATAGAtttatttagagtttactatagtacactattaacactattgtaaattcacgctaacatgtagttgtacggtagaatgttgtgttttcaaaaagggtcatatattcaatagattttctgTGACTTTTGGTATTATCACACacaatgactatttctcagttgatattaccataagagattgagtgATGAAAACGTGatcccttaaaatcactatttctcatttgtcacttaagacattgatttatcgtaaatactttgtttgcagcacttttagaactttttatggcgaatatttttgctgaagtaacaaagttattatctcatctatttgaaaagttatgaacgatttttgttgaaaaatacaccattttcaaaaattaataatttttttttacagaaataacgctcccgcagtttttttaccaaaaactagaaaagtttcgatctttcaaatgaaattaaaatattgaaaatccatttgcaatgttggaagatatatagctttgaaaaagaccatttttgttttgaaaatcgcctgtaactatacaaacaaaagagatagaaacttcattgcttcggcaaaaatgtgtatttacaaaagttctaaaaacctctaaaaCGAAGTAttggcgagaaattaacacataaaaagatattaatagaaaaccaatttttaaagagccaccctaccttaaatattgaaaaaatcatagcacaagaaccattagagatagccacatagtttcttcagaaaagttgcttcaatttggttgatttataactttgtagaacattatgtagctgaattttatatatctaagaagttgatacgttGAACACCCTAACTACAAGGACTACCCTAATtgaactaatataaaaaaatcggcaagaaagttctaagaaagcttgccgaagatactacatatctaaaactaacggtttaggcgcaaacagttttgtcttcctaaatacagctttgggaccatagtgcaatgtGGCTTTGCCACATCGATTTGTACTCGTGCTGTCCGACTAGGGATATCCCCTACGCTTGAGTAGGTTTGCTTGCTTCCGATGGCGAATCGGCGGctacctcgcccggcggatcctcaacGGTTTTGCGCAACTTTgattcctaggcctcggttatgcggctaagctgCATCATTCTTATACACCTTAAACAGAGGTTCCTGAAGGGTATCGGATGGTTCCTAAAACATATTCTGGAAAATAGAAATTTTCTGGCAATGCTACAGCTTCTCGTTAAACTCTAACGCTTAtgccacctgggcgccagtttgACGCCACAGAATGAACTTGGTTTATATTCGCCGGaagttgagtggtaagcgtgacccgTCACTCATCCAGCTGAGGTCGATGAGATTTTCCTgaggtaaaaaaaatctgtgatcacgccttccttcggaagggaagtaaggcCATtgatccccggtccatgagttgatggatcaatatctagtccagatagggGAGTCACCTCGGTGTTTGgtctcgtagcggaaataggccaaCGAAATATAACTAGAACACgaataagaagaagaaaaagacaaAGGAGAAGAAGAAGAGCCAACACCCAGCCGAAAATTACTGAAATGAGACTGTAATTCTATttagttagtattccggctctAGTGAAACAAttgattctaattagaatcggctGTGTCAGGAGCTGCAATACTGATTAGTTACtagaaccaaccagaatttCGGCTCATTTTCCGTTTGAACATTGGccgaaaattgttaaaattcatgattttcACTTTTTAGAGGTCTAATATAATAGTTGACGGACAGTGCATAGCTTATGGCGAGACAAATTATTTGCGATCAAAAGGCCGTTTGGTTTGTATTTATCAATTCCGTCCTTGCGGAAATGCTcccaaaattgtaaaaactttggCTAGAACAGTAAGGTAACGTACAGTTTAAGTTTAACGGGTAAGGTCCAATAGCAGACAAATTAAAGGTCCACTAAATTGAGGAATACCGGTTTTCTGGTTGTGGCTGGTGCTTTGATCGAGCTTCTTATTATTGTGTATTTATATCCCCCAATTGTACCTTTCGCTAAGTAGACCAGCAGTTCAGTCATTCAGTAGTTCAATTTAACCAGTTTATAGCTTGGaataaaaacttttcaaaaccGCTTTTTCTTCCCGATCCTATCTAATCTAAAAAAACCGGAAAACTGAAACAACGTGGATTTCACTGTCAACTTCCGACAGTCAGCGTACTTTCGATTATAAGTGGATGAAGGGAAAACAAGAAAATGCCAAGGAATAAACTATTTATTTCATGAAAACagacaaatgaaattaaatctCTAGTGGTTAATGTCACTAATTTAGTTATTTAGTGAACGTGTACGACCATTTTTTTTCTagcaattttatttattcagtAACACACAAAAAAACGAGATTCAGTAAATACTAGTACAGCAAACACTGATGAAAGCAAgtaatttgaataaaatactTAACAATAACTAGTTATATCAGAAGGAAAAACAAAACCCAGAAAATAAAAAGATACTTGACGAAATGAACCAAACCAGCCTACTGTGCTTCCGTTATTTACATCCGAAAAAGAAGCGACCCTGCTTGTACCGAACATGCGCGAACCTTGGTAAGTGTGTCAAAATATCCTACCGTCACTCACTTCCGGCAACCCGGCCTGTTGGCCACGATCCTGCAGCTGTCGGCGTTGACGGCGGAGGTGGGTTCACCCTGTCCTCGGAGCAATGCCGACTACGCTGGTACCCATGGAAACCGAGAACTGCATAAATCAATACCTACGTGCCCTATTGCGCTACTGTGTGTGAAGCGTTGGTAACCGTTCAAGGTTAGGTCGGGTTCTGTTCCCGCGATGTCTTACATGGCAGACACGAAGTCGCTTCAGTCTTACGACTGGTTCGAATTGGTAAGGatggattggaacaatggtccCCGTGTCAGTCGTGGTGGCGGTGGTGAAAAAGTGAAAGTGACCTGCTTTCGACAAGTTATTACTTTCCTCTGGGAACCCCTTCCCAACGGTAGTGTTTGCTAATCGATTTTAACTATGGTATAGAAGCAGCGGTATGGTGCAATTGGTTGAGATTAGGAAGGTTAATTTGctgaaaaataaatcaaaaacacAAAATGAACACGTCAAAATGGCTACCGAGGCAGCACCACGAGGTGGTCAAACTGTTCGATCAAACCCGAACTTTGGAGCGCGAGTTTCGCGTTTTGGGGAAAAAGTTTGCGACGGATATAAATCTGGACCTGCCGGACTACTATGTAAGTATGGAAGGAGAGCATCGCTGGGTGGTACAGTGACCCGTACTGCTACAAAAATATATCGATTTTGCGATATCTGCTACTACGAGTGATAGTTTTATATCATTTGAAAACCTTTCAGTATGTATTGAACTTATCCATAAATTTTCTATTATCAAGAAAACCAACACGGTTAAAATAAAACTTGACTTCGGGGAATCAGAATATGTTGGCTCAAACGACACGTTGATTGGGCTTTTTATGTTGTTTTTGGGATGGCAAGAACAAATCGTTCGCAATCCAACTTTACCTGCCGGAAGTGTGGGACAAAAGTTGCTTTCCTGTCTAGTGTGTTGTCGATCACTTTCGGCTCTTTCAGGAAAGACACCTCGTTAAGCTAGACCGGCCTGGGATAGAAGGATTCGCAGCAGTGAGTAATCGCACACTTAGTGGCGGCGACAGatttgcaaatttcagattgccGTTATCCGTTTGAGAGACAAGGTACGAATACAAACTGCGGAGTTACATAGATTATCGCTATCAATGATaggaaatattcaaatttattctttgtttgttatagcccttaaaagggcttTCAGTTGAACGAAAATATGCGATTCAAAAATcaaatagggtagacgagcccttattcatctcattagtcaggatgttaCACTacttcgttgataactcgacttacaGTGACAGGATTGCACTTagataggtatcatcatctttgcttcgtttctaagaagcagtacagttaaaatttttgcctggaaatgtaaaatgctcacgtttaagcgaagcgaaaagttgaatataacgtacccttattcatctcaccatttgagctaatgcgttgaatagagatagcagatactgctctaactaatgtgttcaaatgggtgggatgaatagaggtgctaagatgaattagggagcagtaaccctacGTGCACCAAATTTCGTCATTTAGCTTGGAATCGTAGATAATTAATAATTTAATCTAGTACTGGCACCCGAAAATTGTTCATTCGGTAGTGCGAGTTTATACCAACAATGCCGAAAATTCGTCTCCCGCTTATCGCACCTTTCGGCAATGTAACCCAGATGTTGCTCGTTCGAAAAGCTAGCAACAAATGATATAAAACGGGTACACAACACTTCTATAGATACTCGTttgggattttttttcgattatagaggttttaattttAGGGTCAATCGCCTCTTTTtaggttagagaaatctcttttggaaaaatctctaaccctatgtgtggggtagggaatcgaacccaggtgagctgaatacacaaggcaatcgatttatcaactacgctatgtccgTCTACTCATTTTGGTATTTGATACAGTCACAAGGGTGCTatctattgacggctctgcccgaAATAGGATGACTAATGTGTGAAGTTTTCACGTTTCCGAGATTTGTTCATTTtcacggatttttcaatagtgtattattataaaatcatcaaaacgataaaatttaatgtgagtTGTTTccaaaacgataaaatttaatgtgagtTGTTGTTTGGTGTTAAAAAGACGGTCCATCAAAAATagagttattagcgttcaaaatagtgttGCAAAAGTGTGACATTTTAGATTTTAGGATGACACCCAGTAACAGATATTGcaataagacatttttaatgtcataaTTTTTGGCCCCAGTTCCAACTCCTCGTTGACCTATAACGATTTCTATGATATATTTCCCCCTAAtgagaaaaattgggtaaacagcaacatttctccttagtgcgaaaatttttggtaaaaccacTCTTTGTACGTAAAgggctaagagaagagaagacaatcgcgtagccaatttgatccagtcctaacctcaatattgaaccagctactgattggtcgttttgccaaTCATGagcgtttattatatttatcaacgggatggaaaacagtgctgctgaatctattctggctacttttcatacacatcaacatttcatgcaaattgaataaaagtcctgaatgacgatatagttacgtctactgttaagagagacacaaataaaaattaaattaattttttaaatgcagcttatGCATTGTAAATTGTTGGTTGAGGAGCGATTTTCGTGGTACAATTATTTTCCTTATTTTCAGAAATTGCGAAAAGCATACAaaaggaatctggcaacgatgaacgCTTGTTGTCTTTAGATTTACTGCCGGGCCTAGTCgggaaaattaagaagagcaagaagcctgttgtcgtctcttctcttaggtaaagggcacaaatcctaactTAACAAAGTCATGGGTACATTTATAACGATTTCACCACTTGGGCACCAGTTGGACGCTACAGAATGTACTTTGTTTATATTtaacgagttttgattcgattcaACAACATCCAcggtgccggtggttgagtTGTAAGTGTGAACTCCACTCACCCCAGTTAGTCTGGGTTTaaatcccagtcgaggtcgttgagatttttcggaggtgaaaaaaattctcTGGTCACAAGTGCCCttggaagggaagtaaaacggctggatgttgttggctcgaatcaaaacttgtcgaaagtaaacaaagttcattctgTAGCGTCAAACTTGTGCCCTGGTGGCGAAATCATTAgagttcaacggggtgctggagcgttgtcagaaaattcttatttcccagattaaattttaaggaAGCTTCCCATTTAAgccagccggaatgctggctggttctaattcgaaTTCCGGATCCAGTTACAAACCCGATTCTAGTTAAAATTCGTTGTGtgactggagccggaatactaattagaaccagccagagtTCCGGCtaatttccggctgaactttactgggttccgATAACCATCCGATACTCTTCAGGAACCTCTGTTTACACGGTAAACTGGATATACCTAGAAAATTGGTAGTGGCGTAGTACCCAAAAAAGGGGTACAAATTACCTGGTAATAGGTTCCAATCCCTATAATATTTACCTATTTCTAGGTAATATCCGCTCAGATTTGATTACCAATTACCTAATTTTAGGTGGTTTCAAGTTACCTACTGGTGAGTATGTGCAGTTTTGTGGAATTTAGGTACTATTTACTTAGGCATCCAGAAAAGTGCACGAACTTAGAAGTGGGTATATTCACTCTACCTAAACTAGGTGATTacgaatcaattataaataccTTGTACATGAAAAAGAATAAATATTATAGAGATTTGCACCTATTAGTGGGTAAATCGTACCTTCTATTTGGGTACAGCGCTAGTACCAATTCTCTAGGTACATCCAGTTTACTGTGTAAGGGGTACCAATTCGATGCActacacacttaaaaatatttacatctcgcaagatgtacataaaaggagcgtcataattcacttgaatttacattcaagaacatgtaaaaatgcgctttttaacaattttccaTCTCCATTCAACAGATTTCTGCATCAAAAGAGACACagtattttatttcacatgtcaaaacatgtaaaattccattattagACACCAAAAAACATTgcaatgttgtttacgtcaattgtaattttcattttttctaaatgtgtatgaaccgaagcggcgcaaagtcTCTGAGGTTCCGCCAGGGGAGGTGGTCGCCAACCCGCCGTCTGAAGCAAGTGAACCTGTGATCTACTCGTTTGcctggcttactcaaacataggggctatccctagtttaagtccgattGAGTAGTAGcaaagtcggacagcacgcgcaaaagcgatgtggcatagccacattgccaaaataaaattggcaacgctagcaaaatgtaaacaaaaatgaacactccggatgaacccagagtgtatgtaaggatagtgaagacaactgtcatgattatctgtcagtgatattccaaacgaacaaacgacctatcaaaatacatgaatttgactcgtttagaatgacactgacaaataataattgttccaattttggcagtgtcgtcactctcctttTATGCACTCAgaatgaacctatcgtcaattgacatttcgacgagttttgattcgagccaatagtAGCGGCCCCATCGTTGGTGAAGGAATAATTTGTGCTACGGGCGTAATTTCGCaccatttttgaagttttttgtaaaagaacattttgatttgaaatgacatttagaaTAATATTccatgaaaaatttcatttttgcaAGGAAAAGAATATGGAATTTAAAAACAACTTGTTAGTACAACTTTGCCAGtaatatcacagactaacagacatagcaCTATGAAGAAATTCCTcctaaaaatatcgatccgccaATTATTCATCAGGCTTCAGAAcattttttcactagtggtctatcccccaaatgcttgttcatatgtcagtggcgccataattgctAATGTGCCACAGTtccaactaaaaatatatttaaaatctcgacaaacatatgattacggcctaaaagccaactgtcaaaatccactttgaatggaaattccagacaaaccgttattagtcgaacacagttcacaacagtttatgaaagagaaaacttttctctttcgtttattaccaacatctgtgattggcgtgtaacggtttgtccggaatttccattctaagtggattttgacagttggcttttaggccgtaatcatatgtttgtcgagaaatgaccgttaaagtggGCGAAACGTTGCTTtcaagtgttatgtctgttactCTGTGGTAATAGTTTCTTCAtgattattttatatttaaaacattgCATTTCTCGTTAGCACTATGTTGTATTTCTCCtaagtggagaacaatttttgtattttttctgcattaaggagaaaatttctCCTTAtgggaattaatattgcataatgcAAGGCGTTTGGCTCCCGGGCCAAAAGaaaagagttcgttttcgctttctcgtcagcaaacctgagcctctgtgcttgcttcccgggacttgggacaagtcagttgctttgaacTTTCACATGTGTCGTTTgaactttttggaatttttttgtgtctaacttgtgctaatttgggtactagtttagatacatcgtctaactagacacccagatggtgctagttactgacgagatgaatttgaaacacaaataataaaacttaattttaatttaaggagaaaattgtttagacccatctttgcgcgtgaagggcACAAAACTTTTAACTAACTTTTTTTTAGTCACATCAGAATCCAATACTAACTTAGTGACTAAACTAAACACCGAAgcaacgctagctccaaaaaacggagaggcaatttgtgttcctgagcaaatcgTTAGACAAGTGGGACATCACACTTGAATAGGAGTTTACTCAGGGACATACATTGCGTCTCCGTTTTTTtggagtcctgtcactaagtttgtgtcggattctgatgagacgaagtcgaaacgcaaatattGTAACTCATATTGTATTGTGAAGAACTATCTATTATCTATTGTATTGAATCATTTTTCATGTCTCCTGCAACGACACTAGCATTGACAAGTAATTCGAGCGACGTTAgattgtaaaaaatatttccttaAAATTCGAGTTCCCTCCCACAGCACTAAACAATCACGCGCTGCCCTTCGAAATCGGCTGTGAAGTTCAAACCTTAACATTTATGTCAAACGGTTACGCCGACCTTCTCCGCGAGCATCGTATATCAATTATTGCCTAACAATTTCCTTTTGTCGCCCTTGATATCGAACTTTATGGCTTATCATATAGGAAGCAGCAATTGCGAGTTCAATAAAGTCTCGCATTGCGCCCAAAACCATCGTCGTCGACCGGTTGCCAATAGTTGCGGTAGTTTGTTTACGTGTTGTCACACGAAAGCGCAGAATCGCCAAACATAGAGGCCACGTGGTTGTAAATTTCATTCACAAAAATAATGGCTACTGACTATGGCTCACCCATTGCAGGAATTCGAACGGTTGCTACAACAAAGCCGCCAGGGGTTCGAACTGTCGGCCCACATTCAGTTCCGGCTGATTCGGATGACCGCTTCGTCGGCGGACAAAAACGTCGAACGGAGTTTCTTCAAAATTCTGCTGGATCGCAAGGCGCATCTGATCAGGCAGAATCTTCGGAAGCGCCACTTTCAGCTGACTTTCATTATCAACAAAATGGTGAAGCTGATGCTTGGGCTGACGTACAGTTCGGAGGCGGTGATCGACGGTGCGATGCTGCTATCGACGCTGCACAACGAAAGCGTTGCGCTGGCGCTGAAAACAACCAAGGCGCGAACCCAAGCTGGAGCTCAAATTTGTAGCAATTCGTTCCCGGCTGTGATGATTGCGCCGAAGAAGGTGGACATCGGAACGATTCTTCAGGTTGGTGAAGTTTTCTACTGATTTGTAATTTGATTTAGTTTCCTTCCTTTTGGTAGATTGTCACTAAACAACGTTCGGAGCAGTGTTGTGCCACGCTTATCAACTGCCTGCTTGTGTCCTGTAAGGGAGCAACCACAACAACTCTTGAGGATGACGAATCGGACACTTCGAGTGTGGAGATATTGCGAACACTAACAGCGAACTTCAACGAAGGCATTACCAAGACACATGAACTTTTCCAGGAAGATTTTAGTTCTAGGCGGAAAAATAGCGTCAATCTCATCGCGAGCGGTGATATGCACGTGTCGGCATCTGCGAAGCCGGTTAAGATAACTCCGATAGCTAAACCGGAGGCCAGGGCCCTGGATGAATCCGAACATAACGTGGGATGCTTGCGCGGGTAGGTAAGTAGGGAGCTAAATCAATGTCTTTTCAGGATCCTGCCATCAACTTCTTCGACGAAATGGCCGCCGAAGCGGTAGCGTACAACACGATCAACTACTTGGTCAACGAACCGGAAGGAATCGACCTACTAGAAAATCTGATAACCGACGAGGAGATCTTCATCGCCAACATGTTGATGAAGGTGATCAAGCTTTGCCCGTCTGCCTTCGACAAGGAACTAAGCAAAACGGAGCTTATCAAGTGGGTGAATCGAGGCACGCGGGGTCTTTGGACGCAGGTTGGTGGAACGCTCGAGCACGTAGTACTCTGGTGGAGCAATTCGCCGCTCGCATGTAGGCCAGCTGCCTGCGCCAAGTACCTGCGAGACTGGCTACTCCTGGTAACCCCGGACGAAGCTCCCGAGCCAATACTCTCCATGCTGAAGGGTTTGGGGGAAACGTTGACGATACACGTTACGAGTACGATCTGGGATCGGCAGTTTCGTCTGTCGGTGGTTGCCTCTAGTTTACCGGTGGATCATCCCTTCGAGGAGTCAGAGTTCTACAATCCCAATATGATTGTAAGTTGCTGTGCAAATAAATTCTTCCGTTTCATTGGGAACATTTTCTCAGGTTGAAGGCACTATCTGTGGGAAAGTTTGGAGTGAGCTTCTGTATCAATTGGTGTTGATATCCAATACATGTGACATTGGAACTATCCCAAATGAGCTGCCATTGGTGGAACAGATTCCAGTTCTGCATCGACTCGATCACTCGATCCATTCGATGCGCATTTGGGCTTCAAATAAAGCAC encodes:
- the LOC131685499 gene encoding uncharacterized protein LOC131685499 — its product is MNTSKWLPRQHHEVVKLFDQTRTLEREFRVLGKKFATDINLDLPDYYEFERLLQQSRQGFELSAHIQFRLIRMTASSADKNVERSFFKILLDRKAHLIRQNLRKRHFQLTFIINKMVKLMLGLTYSSEAVIDGAMLLSTLHNESVALALKTTKARTQAGAQICSNSFPAVMIAPKKVDIGTILQIVTKQRSEQCCATLINCLLVSCKGATTTTLEDDESDTSSVEILRTLTANFNEGITKTHELFQEDFSSRRKNSVNLIASGDMHVSASAKPVKITPIAKPEARALDESEHNDPAINFFDEMAAEAVAYNTINYLVNEPEGIDLLENLITDEEIFIANMLMKVIKLCPSAFDKELSKTELIKWVNRGTRGLWTQVGGTLEHVVLWWSNSPLACRPAACAKYLRDWLLLVTPDEAPEPILSMLKGLGETLTIHVTSTIWDRQFRLSVVASSLPVDHPFEESEFYNPNMIVEGTICGKVWSELLYQLVLISNTCDIGTIPNELPLVEQIPVLHRLDHSIHSMRIWASNKARSLCTDWNMMMFFKVVHNDIGICLEQLQYLRVPELVSPDALEVQVQVCVALRAKLVSEIKENIKKLKLACAECIDVLAAVCRTTSLASLTLCFPHFRHWQTDIVQNAANEYVAYFFNQVYFPVIEATKDLEILKLTLKIICEAWLDHIYMKKTKFSSSGALNLLKDFDGVAEWILHCKALDDKLKAVLSKHEVLRMCEGVGKLLLRKPDETISILPSGNEMRRGEDAGGDEKAPLPPEMFVPNQKRWLELRARDKKTMGLNCACLCAGMDVY